The genomic DNA AGGAGAATTAAAAAGAATGCAAACTAATGTTCTTGCGAATCAAGGCGTTTATAAATATATGAGACATCCTATGCATCTAGGATTATTTTTGTTCCCTTTAGGAATCGCTTTTTTAATTGGCTCGCCTTCATTCATTCTTTTTATTGCACCTGCCGAAATTATTTTTATGCTGATAATGATAAAATTAGTTGAAGAACCTGAGGCAATTAGTAAATTTGGAAAGGAATACTTAAACTATAAAAAGCAAGTCCCGTGCTTTTGCTTTAAA from Bacteroidota bacterium includes the following:
- a CDS encoding isoprenylcysteine carboxylmethyltransferase family protein, which gives rise to MIRILIWVIMIFGGGILAYHLDHLIFENIHQNIFFHVISFLIGAFLFFIMMKISKNTGRTLAKYGRKGELKRMQTNVLANQGVYKYMRHPMHLGLFLFPLGIAFLIGSPSFILFIAPAEIIFMLIMIKLVEEPEAISKFGKEYLNYKKQVPCFCFKIECLKELLKNVPKNYAK